One segment of Gordonia terrae DNA contains the following:
- a CDS encoding DUF3107 domain-containing protein, whose protein sequence is MAVEVKIGITDSPRELTIASTLTSDKAFAEVEAALGGKQQLLSLVDDKGARYLIPVTKIAYVEVGASENRRVGFGS, encoded by the coding sequence ATGGCCGTGGAAGTGAAGATCGGCATCACCGACAGCCCGCGGGAGCTGACCATCGCGTCGACCCTGACCAGCGACAAGGCCTTCGCCGAGGTCGAGGCGGCATTGGGTGGAAAGCAGCAACTGCTGTCCCTCGTGGACGACAAGGGCGCGCGCTACCTCATCCCCGTCACCAAGATCGCCTATGTCGAGGTGGGGGCATCGGAGAACCGGCGCGTGGGGTTCGGTTCCTGA
- a CDS encoding nitrate/nitrite transporter codes for MAFADLTANLKRDHTITDWDPEDRVAWDNGNAAIAKRNLIWSVICEHVGFSIWSLFSVMALFMGPEYGISMDQKFVIAATATLVGSCLRIPYTQATARFGGRNWAIFSAVVLLIPTGLTMMLMMNPGEFGFGWFLAVAAITGFGGGNFASSMTNINAFYPQRLKGWALGLNAGGGNIGVPVVQVIGLLVIWLFADQPEIVCAIYLVALAVAGIGAAIYMDNLDHQTASGRAMIDCLKYRDTWLICLLYIGTFGSFIGFGFAFGQVLNISFTEAGVAKPALAAAQIVWIGPLLGSVIRPYGGKLADRVGGGKVTLYTFIAMVFSAAILVVAGTIADNNGKTITGATLTAFIIGFILLFLLSGLANGSVYKIIPTIWEHKARTQSGLNSLGKTKWSRSMSGALIGIAGAAGGLGGVGINLVLRASYQTNKSATMAFWVFMLFYVLAAVVTWWFYARRPIVLAETTDLSVAGTPEGGASTGDEGAPTGVASEGTDKQATNEALA; via the coding sequence TTGGCATTCGCAGACCTCACAGCCAACCTGAAACGCGACCACACCATCACCGACTGGGATCCCGAGGATCGGGTCGCCTGGGACAACGGCAACGCCGCGATCGCCAAACGCAATCTGATCTGGTCGGTGATCTGCGAGCACGTCGGCTTCTCGATCTGGTCGCTCTTCTCGGTGATGGCCCTGTTCATGGGCCCCGAGTACGGCATCAGCATGGACCAGAAGTTCGTCATCGCCGCCACCGCGACCCTGGTCGGTTCCTGCCTGCGGATCCCCTACACCCAGGCCACCGCCCGGTTCGGCGGGCGCAACTGGGCGATCTTCTCCGCCGTCGTGCTGCTCATCCCCACCGGGCTGACGATGATGCTGATGATGAACCCGGGCGAGTTCGGGTTCGGCTGGTTTCTCGCCGTCGCGGCCATCACCGGTTTCGGTGGCGGCAACTTCGCGTCGTCGATGACCAACATCAACGCCTTCTACCCGCAGCGGCTCAAGGGTTGGGCCCTGGGCCTCAATGCGGGCGGCGGCAACATCGGCGTGCCGGTCGTCCAGGTCATCGGTCTGCTGGTCATCTGGCTCTTCGCCGACCAGCCGGAGATCGTGTGCGCCATCTACCTCGTCGCCCTGGCTGTCGCCGGCATCGGTGCCGCCATCTACATGGACAACCTGGACCACCAGACGGCCAGCGGTCGGGCGATGATCGACTGCCTCAAGTACCGCGACACGTGGCTCATCTGCCTGCTCTACATCGGCACGTTCGGTTCCTTCATCGGCTTCGGGTTCGCCTTCGGCCAGGTCCTCAACATCAGTTTCACCGAGGCCGGAGTGGCGAAGCCGGCGCTGGCGGCAGCGCAGATCGTGTGGATCGGCCCGCTGCTGGGGTCGGTCATCCGCCCCTACGGCGGGAAGCTGGCCGATCGCGTGGGTGGTGGCAAGGTGACGCTGTACACCTTCATCGCGATGGTCTTCTCCGCGGCGATCCTCGTCGTCGCCGGCACGATCGCCGACAACAACGGCAAGACGATCACCGGCGCCACGTTGACGGCCTTCATCATCGGCTTCATCCTGCTGTTCCTGCTGTCGGGCCTGGCCAACGGGTCGGTGTACAAGATCATCCCGACCATCTGGGAGCACAAGGCGCGGACGCAGAGTGGACTGAACTCACTCGGCAAGACGAAGTGGTCGCGGAGCATGTCCGGCGCTCTCATCGGGATCGCCGGGGCAGCAGGAGGTCTCGGCGGCGTGGGTATCAACCTGGTGCTGCGGGCCAGCTATCAGACCAACAAGTCGGCGACGATGGCCTTCTGGGTGTTCATGCTCTTCTACGTCCTGGCGGCGGTCGTGACCTGGTGGTTCTACGCCCGACGCCCGATCGTCCTCGCGGAGACCACCGATCTGTCGGTGGCCGGCACCCCGGAGGGTGGGGCTTCCACCGGCGACGAGGGCGCACCGACCGGTGTCGCGTCCGAGGGCACCGACAAGCAGGCAACCAACGAAGCGCTGGCCTGA
- a CDS encoding DEAD/DEAH box helicase, translated as MSDSAVQTTIVDDTHTAPTFAELGVDERIVSALAADGKTHTFAIQELTLPLALEGHDLIGQARTGMGKTFGFGIPLLHRLAHAEETGVRPLDNTPRALVIVPTRELCVQVTGDLQVAAPSLEVTLADGRKRPLKVTSIYGGRPYESQIAELQSGVDVVVGTPGRLLDLAQQGHLVLGKVSILVLDEADEMLDLGFLPDIERIMSALPTPRQTMLFSATMPGPIVTLARTFLNRPTHIRAENANDSAVHDRTKQYAYRAHALDKAELVARILQADGRGATMIFTRTKRTAQKVADDLAERGFKVGAVHGDLGQVAREKALKRFRDGTIDVLVATDVAARGIDIDDVTHVINYQCPEDDKTYVHRIGRTGRAGRTGIAVTLVDWDELHRWELIDKALNLGIPDPPETYSTSEHLRSDLSIPESKTGRVAAPKPPRDPDETRETRADREPRKRSTRTRRRTRGGQTDGDTASVASGTESTSTESAGSADAAPADAGSPAGDGTSKPRRRRRRRGGANRTPAGDQTASSGSEASAESSAAVAD; from the coding sequence ATGAGCGATTCCGCCGTGCAGACGACCATCGTCGACGACACCCACACCGCGCCCACCTTCGCCGAACTCGGCGTCGACGAGCGTATCGTCTCGGCCCTCGCCGCAGACGGCAAGACCCACACCTTCGCGATCCAGGAACTGACCCTGCCGCTCGCGCTCGAAGGCCACGATCTCATCGGTCAGGCCCGCACCGGCATGGGCAAGACCTTCGGCTTCGGCATCCCGCTGCTGCATCGCCTCGCACATGCCGAGGAGACCGGGGTCCGTCCGCTGGACAACACCCCCCGCGCGCTGGTCATCGTGCCCACGCGTGAGCTGTGCGTGCAGGTGACCGGCGACCTCCAGGTGGCGGCGCCGTCGCTTGAGGTGACCTTGGCCGACGGGCGCAAGCGCCCGTTGAAGGTCACCTCGATCTATGGTGGCCGCCCCTACGAGTCCCAGATCGCCGAGCTGCAGTCCGGCGTCGACGTCGTGGTCGGCACCCCGGGTCGTCTCCTCGACCTCGCCCAGCAGGGCCATCTCGTCCTCGGCAAGGTGTCGATACTGGTCCTCGACGAGGCCGACGAGATGCTCGATCTCGGCTTCCTGCCCGACATCGAACGCATCATGTCCGCGCTGCCGACGCCTCGTCAGACGATGCTGTTCTCGGCGACCATGCCCGGCCCCATCGTCACCCTGGCCCGTACCTTCCTGAACCGGCCGACCCACATCCGGGCCGAGAACGCCAACGATTCAGCAGTCCACGATCGCACCAAGCAGTACGCCTACCGCGCACACGCGCTGGACAAGGCCGAACTCGTCGCCCGCATCCTCCAGGCCGACGGCCGCGGCGCGACGATGATCTTCACCCGCACCAAGCGCACTGCGCAGAAGGTCGCCGACGACCTCGCCGAACGCGGCTTCAAGGTCGGCGCCGTCCACGGCGACCTCGGCCAGGTCGCCCGCGAGAAGGCACTCAAGCGGTTCCGCGACGGCACCATCGACGTGCTGGTCGCGACCGACGTGGCCGCCCGCGGCATCGACATCGACGACGTCACGCACGTCATCAACTACCAGTGCCCCGAGGACGACAAGACCTACGTGCACCGCATCGGTCGTACCGGTCGCGCGGGCCGCACGGGTATCGCGGTGACCCTCGTCGACTGGGACGAGCTGCACCGTTGGGAACTCATCGACAAGGCGCTGAACCTCGGCATCCCCGACCCGCCGGAGACCTACTCGACGTCGGAGCACCTCCGCTCGGATCTGTCGATCCCCGAGTCGAAGACCGGTCGTGTCGCCGCGCCCAAGCCGCCGCGTGATCCCGACGAGACCAGGGAGACGCGCGCGGACCGCGAGCCCCGCAAGCGCTCGACCCGCACCCGCCGGCGCACCCGAGGTGGGCAGACGGACGGCGACACGGCATCGGTGGCGTCCGGTACCGAGTCCACCTCGACCGAGTCCGCCGGCTCGGCCGACGCGGCACCCGCCGACGCCGGCAGCCCGGCCGGTGACGGCACCTCGAAGCCGCGCCGCCGCCGTCGTCGCCGCGGGGGCGCCAACCGCACGCCCGCCGGCGACCAGACCGCGTCTTCCGGCAGCGAGGCGAGCGCCGAGTCGTCAGCGGCCGTCGCCGACTGA
- a CDS encoding TIGR02569 family protein yields MNTVEPPEHVLNTFGLTAHPPIAMGESWVGGWRVGEVVLSLVPDHARAAWSASVRESLFVEGMRIARPFRATDGRYVVSGWRADTYIAGTPEPRHDEVVLVADRLHEATASLERPRFLLQPPAPPHTDVDVFTAADRAAWEEVPLRSARAAGMAEPTAPDGVQSVDMLKTLAKLRKPVDLPSQVVHGDLFGTVLFAGAAAPGITDIVPYWRPAPWAAAVAVVDALAWGGADTELIQRWSDQPEWPQMMLRATMFRLAVHALHPRSTSGALPGLQRVVEHVRLLV; encoded by the coding sequence GTGAACACCGTCGAGCCGCCCGAACATGTGTTGAACACGTTCGGGCTCACCGCCCACCCGCCCATCGCGATGGGGGAATCGTGGGTCGGCGGGTGGCGTGTCGGCGAAGTCGTGCTGTCCCTGGTTCCCGACCACGCGCGTGCGGCGTGGTCGGCGTCGGTGCGGGAGTCCCTGTTCGTCGAGGGCATGCGCATCGCGCGTCCCTTCCGCGCCACCGACGGGCGGTACGTGGTGTCCGGGTGGCGGGCGGACACCTACATCGCAGGAACCCCCGAACCCAGGCACGACGAGGTCGTGCTGGTCGCCGACCGCCTGCACGAGGCGACCGCCTCGCTCGAACGGCCCCGGTTCCTGCTCCAGCCGCCGGCCCCGCCGCACACCGATGTCGATGTCTTCACCGCCGCCGACCGCGCCGCGTGGGAAGAGGTGCCGTTGCGATCGGCCCGTGCCGCGGGGATGGCCGAACCGACCGCGCCGGACGGCGTGCAGAGCGTCGACATGCTGAAAACCCTTGCGAAGCTTCGCAAACCGGTGGATCTGCCATCTCAGGTCGTGCACGGTGACCTCTTCGGCACGGTTCTGTTCGCGGGGGCCGCGGCCCCCGGCATCACCGACATCGTCCCGTATTGGCGGCCCGCGCCGTGGGCTGCGGCGGTCGCGGTGGTCGACGCCCTCGCCTGGGGCGGTGCCGACACCGAGCTCATCCAGCGCTGGTCCGATCAGCCCGAGTGGCCGCAGATGATGCTGCGGGCGACGATGTTCCGGCTGGCCGTCCACGCCCTGCACCCGCGGTCGACCTCGGGCGCACTGCCCGGGTTGCAGCGAGTCGTCGAACATGTACGTTTGCTCGTATAA
- a CDS encoding DUF3152 domain-containing protein, giving the protein MSRTEDGGPEPDRGRVRAKDVGPRSSGRPRPDQPLRARWDPTDDSGRPRVDRDAQPEYKKQSALGRFVSTYGWRAYAIPVLSILTIALIVVTVRDGRTDALEPAAAASPDSAARNTDISKETRPIGAPTGDIQAAALPAGTLPQGGPFTERARKTFRVLRGGGPPVGTGGQVYTYTVEVENGLDPQDYGGDPTFAKMVDTTLANPRSWIGDGRVSFRRVDRGEPDLRISLTSTGTTRELCGYQIRLETSCYYPPQARVTLNEARWVRGALSYQGDDVAYRQYLINHEVGHGIGYESHEACREDGALAPIMMQQSFGVANAEIMALDPQMKANRTFVCRPNPWPFPTR; this is encoded by the coding sequence GTGAGCCGCACTGAGGACGGTGGCCCCGAGCCCGATCGCGGCCGGGTGCGTGCCAAGGACGTCGGCCCGAGATCGTCGGGACGCCCCAGACCGGACCAGCCGCTTCGAGCGCGCTGGGACCCGACCGACGACAGCGGACGTCCCCGCGTCGACCGCGATGCACAGCCGGAATACAAGAAGCAGTCCGCTCTCGGGCGGTTCGTCTCGACCTACGGCTGGCGCGCGTACGCCATCCCGGTGCTCTCGATCCTGACGATCGCGCTCATCGTCGTCACCGTCCGGGACGGCCGCACCGATGCGCTCGAACCGGCTGCTGCCGCCAGCCCCGACTCCGCGGCGCGCAACACCGACATCAGCAAGGAGACCCGCCCGATCGGAGCGCCGACCGGCGACATCCAGGCGGCCGCGCTGCCGGCCGGCACGCTGCCGCAGGGTGGCCCGTTCACCGAGCGGGCCCGCAAGACCTTCCGGGTGCTGCGCGGAGGCGGTCCGCCCGTCGGTACCGGCGGTCAGGTCTACACCTACACGGTCGAGGTCGAGAACGGTCTCGACCCGCAGGACTACGGCGGTGACCCGACCTTCGCGAAGATGGTCGACACCACGCTGGCCAACCCGCGCAGCTGGATCGGCGACGGACGGGTGTCCTTCCGCAGGGTCGACCGTGGCGAGCCCGACCTGCGCATCAGCCTCACCTCCACCGGCACCACCCGTGAGCTCTGCGGCTACCAGATCCGGCTGGAGACGTCGTGCTACTACCCGCCGCAGGCCCGGGTCACGCTCAACGAGGCGCGCTGGGTGCGCGGGGCCCTGTCGTATCAAGGTGACGACGTCGCCTACCGGCAGTACCTCATCAATCACGAGGTCGGGCACGGCATCGGCTATGAATCCCACGAGGCGTGCCGCGAGGACGGCGCGCTCGCGCCGATCATGATGCAGCAGTCCTTCGGCGTCGCGAACGCCGAGATCATGGCCCTCGACCCGCAGATGAAGGCCAACCGCACCTTCGTGTGCCGGCCCAACCCGTGGCCGTTCCCCACCCGCTGA
- the moeZ gene encoding adenylyltransferase/sulfurtransferase MoeZ has protein sequence MEAFVSSQGSPTGSLPPLVEPAAELSNEEVARYSRHLIIPDVGMDGQKRLKNAKVLVIGAGGLGSPTLLYLAAAGVGTIGIVEFDIVDESNLQRQVIHGQSDIGRPKAESARDSILEINPFVTVNLHDQRLEPEGAIELFSQYDLILDGTDNFATRYLVNDAAVLAHKPYVWGSIYRFEGQASVFWEDAPDGRGLNYRDLYPQAPPPGMVPSCAEGGVLGILCASIGSIMGTEAIKLICGIGEPLLGRLMVYDALDMTYRTIKIRKDPEGERIAGLIDYDDFCGVVSSEASDAAAGSTLTAVELKSKIDAGEKLAIIDVREPVEWDIVRIDGATLVPKGDILSGEGLAQVPHDRPTVLYCKTGIRSAEALAALKRAGFADATHLQGGVTAWANQVDKTLPVY, from the coding sequence ATGGAGGCGTTCGTGTCGTCGCAAGGGTCGCCCACTGGGTCGCTGCCGCCGCTGGTGGAACCGGCCGCGGAACTGAGCAACGAAGAGGTGGCCCGCTACAGCCGTCACCTGATCATCCCCGACGTGGGCATGGACGGTCAGAAGCGTCTGAAGAACGCCAAGGTGTTGGTGATCGGCGCCGGCGGACTGGGCTCGCCGACACTGCTGTATCTCGCCGCGGCCGGGGTCGGCACGATCGGCATCGTCGAGTTCGACATCGTCGACGAATCGAACCTGCAGCGCCAGGTCATCCACGGCCAGTCCGACATCGGGCGGCCCAAGGCCGAGAGCGCGCGGGACTCCATCCTGGAGATCAATCCGTTCGTCACCGTCAACCTGCATGACCAGCGGCTCGAGCCCGAGGGTGCGATCGAACTGTTCTCGCAGTACGACCTCATCCTCGACGGCACCGACAACTTCGCGACCCGGTACCTGGTGAACGACGCCGCGGTCCTCGCGCACAAGCCCTACGTGTGGGGGTCGATCTACCGATTCGAGGGTCAGGCGTCGGTCTTCTGGGAGGACGCCCCCGACGGTCGCGGGCTCAACTACCGCGATCTCTACCCGCAGGCGCCGCCGCCCGGGATGGTGCCGTCGTGCGCCGAGGGCGGCGTCCTCGGCATCCTGTGCGCCTCGATCGGCTCGATCATGGGCACCGAGGCGATCAAGCTGATCTGCGGGATCGGCGAACCCCTCCTCGGCCGTCTCATGGTGTACGACGCGCTGGACATGACCTACCGGACCATCAAGATCCGCAAGGACCCGGAAGGCGAACGCATCGCCGGCCTCATCGACTACGACGACTTCTGCGGCGTCGTCTCCTCCGAGGCGTCCGATGCTGCGGCGGGGTCGACGCTGACCGCCGTCGAACTCAAGTCGAAGATCGACGCCGGGGAGAAGCTGGCGATCATCGACGTCCGGGAGCCCGTCGAATGGGACATCGTCCGCATCGACGGCGCCACACTCGTGCCCAAGGGCGACATCCTCTCCGGTGAGGGGCTCGCGCAGGTACCCCACGACCGCCCCACGGTCCTGTACTGCAAGACCGGTATCCGTTCCGCGGAGGCACTGGCCGCGCTCAAGCGAGCCGGGTTCGCCGACGCGACCCACCTGCAGGGCGGCGTGACCGCGTGGGCCAACCAGGTCGACAAGACGCTTCCGGTCTACTGA
- a CDS encoding diacylglycerol/lipid kinase family protein: MLIVNPFATATSPAGRDALAHTLSAHFHLDVELTTHRGHAFELAARAAAEDFDTVIVHGGDGSVNEAANGLLDPPSRSDPDRGRPALAVIPGGSANVFARTLGIDPDPLLATQQIITLLDAGESRRIGLGHTDDRWFLFNTGMGMDAVVVHAMEDKRHAGKTATPARYLWTTITSFLKQSGSSATFDVEIPGRDRIIGARFGFVSNTSPWTYLGPREIRTNPDTGFHTGLGVFVATSTGVLRNLPLATKLLSQADPKARHLFRDDDVDEVCFHAEAPIDVQMDGDYIGAFRDIRFRHRRDALTVIAPPISIPETTT, from the coding sequence ATGCTCATCGTCAATCCGTTCGCCACCGCGACCAGTCCCGCTGGACGCGACGCACTGGCGCACACCCTGAGCGCGCACTTCCACCTCGACGTCGAGCTGACCACCCACCGCGGACACGCGTTCGAACTCGCCGCGCGCGCCGCTGCCGAGGACTTCGACACCGTGATCGTGCACGGCGGCGACGGATCGGTGAACGAGGCCGCCAACGGTCTCCTCGACCCGCCGTCGCGCAGCGACCCCGACCGGGGCCGTCCCGCACTGGCCGTGATCCCCGGCGGCAGCGCCAACGTCTTCGCCCGCACGCTGGGAATCGACCCCGACCCGCTGCTCGCGACACAGCAGATCATCACCCTCCTCGACGCAGGAGAGAGTCGCCGGATCGGACTCGGTCACACCGACGACCGGTGGTTCCTGTTCAACACCGGCATGGGCATGGACGCGGTGGTCGTCCACGCGATGGAGGACAAGCGCCACGCGGGCAAGACGGCGACCCCGGCCCGCTACCTGTGGACCACGATCACCAGCTTCCTGAAACAGTCCGGCTCGTCGGCCACCTTCGACGTCGAGATCCCCGGGCGTGACCGGATCATCGGCGCCCGTTTCGGTTTCGTCTCCAACACCAGTCCCTGGACCTACCTCGGACCGCGGGAGATCCGCACCAACCCCGACACCGGGTTCCATACCGGCCTCGGCGTGTTCGTCGCGACCTCCACCGGCGTCCTCCGCAACCTCCCACTGGCGACCAAGCTCCTGTCCCAGGCAGATCCCAAGGCGCGCCATCTCTTTCGAGACGACGACGTCGACGAGGTGTGCTTCCACGCCGAGGCACCGATAGACGTGCAGATGGACGGCGATTACATCGGGGCGTTCCGCGACATACGGTTTCGGCATCGCCGCGACGCGCTGACCGTCATCGCACCGCCGATCAGCATCCCCGAGACCACGACGTAG
- a CDS encoding ferritin-like fold-containing protein, which translates to MAPAPDPSESIPSAATSTTVVSAVMQDSAIGKLFAVLLAGEFAAFHRLIEESAMAPDVPSRIAIARMAASEVGHFDRLAERVEAMTGLGAAEAVERYRSVFDQYHRATTPKTWYEALVKAYVGDGLAADFYAELSDMLPPDSQAVMAEVMSETANSEFARDQVRAAVEADPSIKSALVLWGRRLLGEAITHAQWVLAAEEEVTDLLFAGASSLTGVAGFFDVVAGKHADRMADLGLA; encoded by the coding sequence ATGGCGCCTGCACCCGACCCGTCCGAGTCGATCCCGTCAGCTGCGACGTCCACCACGGTGGTGTCGGCCGTGATGCAGGATTCGGCCATCGGGAAGCTGTTCGCCGTGCTGCTTGCCGGCGAGTTCGCCGCCTTCCACCGGCTCATCGAGGAGTCGGCCATGGCGCCGGACGTGCCCAGTCGGATCGCGATCGCCCGCATGGCCGCCTCGGAGGTCGGCCACTTCGACCGCCTCGCCGAGCGCGTGGAGGCGATGACCGGCCTCGGGGCGGCAGAGGCCGTCGAGCGCTACCGTTCGGTGTTCGACCAGTACCACCGCGCGACCACGCCGAAGACCTGGTACGAAGCGCTCGTCAAGGCGTACGTCGGCGACGGTCTGGCGGCCGACTTCTACGCGGAACTCTCCGACATGCTGCCCCCGGACTCGCAAGCGGTGATGGCCGAGGTGATGTCGGAAACCGCCAACTCGGAGTTCGCCCGGGACCAGGTACGGGCTGCGGTCGAGGCCGATCCGTCCATCAAGTCGGCACTCGTGCTGTGGGGCCGCCGGCTGCTCGGCGAGGCCATCACACATGCACAGTGGGTCCTCGCCGCCGAGGAAGAGGTCACCGATCTGCTCTTCGCCGGCGCGAGTTCGCTCACCGGTGTCGCGGGATTCTTCGACGTCGTCGCCGGCAAACACGCCGATCGGATGGCCGACCTCGGACTCGCTTGA
- a CDS encoding ParA family protein, translating into MTRILAIANQKGGVAKTTTVESLGAALADLDVSVLVVDLDPQGCLTFSLGHDPDQLSSSVHDVLLGDEEIADVLLDTEDKVTLLPATIDLAGAEALLLMRPGREYALKRALAEVAEDFDVVIVDCPPSLGVLTLNGLTAADEVIVPLQCETLAHRGVGQLLRTVREVQQITNPNLTMLGAVATLFDARTTHSRDVLADVSDRYDLPVLDPPIPRTVRFAEASASGTSVMRGRKNKGATAYRALAENLWKHWEAGEKVGTFQV; encoded by the coding sequence ATGACGCGCATCCTCGCGATTGCCAACCAGAAGGGTGGGGTCGCCAAGACCACCACGGTGGAGTCCCTCGGGGCCGCCCTCGCCGATCTCGACGTCTCGGTGCTCGTCGTCGACCTCGACCCCCAGGGCTGTCTCACCTTTTCGCTCGGGCACGATCCCGACCAGCTCAGCTCCTCGGTCCACGACGTGCTGCTCGGTGACGAGGAGATCGCCGACGTCCTGCTCGACACCGAGGACAAGGTCACGCTGTTGCCGGCAACCATTGATCTCGCCGGCGCCGAGGCATTGTTGCTGATGCGGCCGGGGCGGGAGTACGCGCTCAAGCGGGCGCTCGCAGAGGTGGCCGAGGACTTCGACGTCGTCATCGTCGACTGCCCGCCGTCGCTCGGCGTGCTCACCCTGAACGGTCTGACCGCGGCCGACGAGGTCATCGTGCCGCTGCAGTGCGAGACGCTCGCCCATCGTGGCGTCGGGCAGCTGTTGCGCACCGTGCGCGAGGTCCAGCAGATCACCAACCCGAATCTGACGATGTTGGGCGCGGTGGCCACTCTCTTCGACGCCCGCACCACGCACAGCCGCGACGTGCTCGCCGACGTCTCCGATCGTTACGATCTGCCCGTGCTCGACCCGCCGATCCCGCGCACCGTGCGTTTCGCGGAGGCCTCGGCATCCGGAACCTCGGTGATGCGGGGTCGAAAGAACAAGGGCGCCACGGCATATCGCGCTCTAGCTGAGAATCTGTGGAAGCACTGGGAGGCCGGCGAGAAGGTCGGCACCTTCCAGGTCTGA
- a CDS encoding TetR/AcrR family transcriptional regulator — MSTATNASAVPGRSTRLPRSARRMQLLDAASEIFVERGYHAAGMDEIAVHAGVSKPVLYQHFPSKLDLYIAVVDSHAEKLVSDVNTALRTTTDNRRRVRAAVQAFFDFIDQDNSGYRLIFSSDASDPAVIRRVEGATEACVDAVYGLVMHDSGLDPYRSRMLASGLVGASQVNARYWLEAKRPVDKQTAVDTTVALLWGGLSHFPRQTAAAEAQPAGAESEGVTGAGSEASGPTMTGAGSEASGPAMTGTA; from the coding sequence ATGTCGACCGCAACCAATGCATCCGCCGTGCCTGGACGCAGCACCCGCCTGCCGCGCAGCGCACGACGTATGCAGTTGCTCGACGCGGCCAGTGAGATCTTCGTCGAACGCGGCTACCACGCCGCCGGCATGGATGAGATCGCAGTGCACGCGGGCGTGAGCAAACCCGTTCTGTATCAACACTTCCCGTCCAAACTCGACCTGTACATCGCGGTCGTCGATTCGCACGCCGAGAAGCTGGTCAGCGACGTCAACACCGCTCTGCGGACGACGACGGACAACCGCCGGCGCGTGCGCGCAGCGGTCCAGGCGTTCTTCGATTTCATCGACCAGGACAACTCGGGTTACCGGCTGATCTTCTCCTCCGACGCCTCCGACCCCGCGGTCATCCGGCGGGTGGAGGGTGCCACCGAGGCGTGTGTCGACGCGGTCTACGGACTGGTCATGCACGACTCCGGTCTCGATCCCTATCGCTCACGCATGCTGGCGTCGGGACTCGTCGGCGCCAGTCAGGTCAACGCGCGCTACTGGCTCGAGGCCAAGCGGCCCGTCGACAAGCAGACCGCCGTCGACACCACGGTCGCGCTGCTGTGGGGCGGGTTGTCCCACTTCCCGCGTCAGACGGCTGCGGCCGAGGCGCAGCCTGCGGGCGCCGAGTCCGAGGGTGTGACCGGCGCCGGGAGCGAAGCGAGCGGGCCGACCATGACCGGCGCCGGGAGCGAAGCGAGCGGGCCGGCCATGACCGGCACTGCCTGA